The genomic segment AGGGAGGAATCTCCCACTGCCTGCGGGAGATGGGTTTCCGGGTGGTGGCGGCGGACCTGGACCCCGGGTTCTTCAAGTGCGCCGGGGTGGAGTGCCGGGGACTGGACATGAACCGTCCCCTGGACCTGCCGGACGAGTCGTTCGACTACGTGGTCTGCCTGGAGGGGATCGAGCACCTGGAGCATCCCTACCGCTTCATCCGGGAATGCCACCGGGTCCTCAAGTGGCAGGGCAGGCTCATTCTGTCCACACCCAACATCCTGAACTCGGCATCCCGGCTGAAGTATTTCCTGACCGGGTTCTATTCCCTCTGTCCCCGGCCTCTGAACGAGTTCGTCCATACGCCCGTCTTCGACCACATCAACCCCATGACCTATTACCAGCTCCGGTACGGGCTCCACAGCAGCGGCTTTCGGATCACCCGGGCCACCACCGACCTCTGGCGCCGCTCCTGCTGGCCGCTGCTCCTCTTCTACCCGTTTCAGCGGCTCTGCTCCATCCGGACCATGCGCAAGGAGGCCG from the Acidobacteriota bacterium genome contains:
- a CDS encoding class I SAM-dependent methyltransferase; the protein is MSRARRKPEGFQIIAHERTFFKVLDLMDRLPRGKVLDIPSGEGGISHCLREMGFRVVAADLDPGFFKCAGVECRGLDMNRPLDLPDESFDYVVCLEGIEHLEHPYRFIRECHRVLKWQGRLILSTPNILNSASRLKYFLTGFYSLCPRPLNEFVHTPVFDHINPMTYYQLRYGLHSSGFRITRATTDLWRRSCWPLLLFYPFQRLCSIRTMRKEADPRQREANKDVRRAMHSLDLLAGRTLVLEAVKDHAPGIERIDASEARS